A single genomic interval of Vicinamibacteria bacterium harbors:
- a CDS encoding EAL domain-containing protein, producing the protein MGKPLRVLIVDDAEPDALRIVALLRGGGYEPAFARVETAPGLLAALPREDWDVLVTDHELPQFGALEVLEILHAQERDLPVIVVAGSVSDEELVAVMRAGAQDCLVKGNLGRLCVAVDRSLRDAEERRARRESDRRRSEAEERYRTLVEEIPALTYIAWADDKGSTMYVSPQIKAMIGISPAEWLAEPESWSKHLHPDDRDRVLVEYRQAWSTNKPFLAEYRVLDPDGHVVWWRDEGRLIPASNGRPQFVRGFILDITERKQAEETIRHMTYHDQLTGLPNGALLHERLRLAILDARRERQPLALLLMNVDRFREINHTLGHQNGDRVLLELAERLGDVLGEPDRVARLRGDEFALLLPGADANLARQVAAKVLKALEQPFVVERLPIEIGASVGISVQPDHGDEAEILLQRADMAMQAAKRLTGGCVVYSPECDPYDPRRLALLGELRRAIEADQLVLHYQPKVDLKTRAVVGAEALVRWRHPKRGMVPPDQFIPLAEQGGLIKPLTRWVLDHALSQCEAWTRERPRIPVAVNLSARNLHDPQLVEQVAGLLASRGVAPELLQLELTESAVMTDPVRAGEILSVLESSGVGISIDDFGTGYTSLAYLRRLPVSELKIDKSFVMGMARGDEDTAIVRSTNDLGHNLGLSVVAEGVEDESTLNLLGSFGCDAAQGFYMGRPMPPDDLARWLRESPWGGHPGNNRT; encoded by the coding sequence ATGGGAAAGCCACTGCGGGTCCTCATCGTGGACGATGCCGAGCCGGACGCGCTCCGTATCGTAGCGCTCCTCCGCGGCGGTGGCTACGAGCCCGCGTTTGCGCGGGTGGAGACGGCGCCCGGGCTCCTTGCCGCCCTGCCCCGCGAAGACTGGGACGTGCTGGTCACGGACCACGAGCTCCCCCAGTTCGGAGCGCTCGAGGTTCTGGAGATCCTCCACGCCCAGGAGCGCGACCTGCCCGTGATCGTGGTCGCCGGCTCGGTGAGCGACGAAGAGCTGGTCGCGGTGATGCGCGCGGGGGCCCAGGACTGCCTTGTCAAGGGCAACCTGGGTCGGCTCTGCGTGGCCGTGGACCGGAGCCTGCGCGACGCCGAGGAGCGACGGGCCCGCCGAGAGTCCGACCGCCGGCGGAGCGAAGCCGAGGAGCGGTACCGCACTCTGGTCGAGGAGATTCCTGCCCTCACCTACATTGCCTGGGCGGACGACAAAGGCAGCACCATGTACGTGAGTCCCCAGATCAAAGCCATGATCGGGATCTCCCCCGCCGAATGGCTGGCGGAGCCTGAATCCTGGTCGAAGCACCTTCACCCTGATGACCGAGACCGAGTGCTGGTCGAGTACCGGCAGGCCTGGTCCACAAACAAGCCCTTTCTGGCCGAGTACCGGGTCCTCGACCCCGACGGCCACGTGGTTTGGTGGCGGGATGAAGGCCGCTTGATCCCCGCCAGCAACGGCCGGCCCCAGTTCGTGCGCGGCTTCATCCTCGACATCACGGAGCGGAAGCAGGCGGAAGAGACGATCCGTCACATGACCTACCACGACCAGCTCACGGGCCTGCCCAACGGGGCGCTCCTCCACGAGCGCCTGCGGCTAGCCATCCTGGACGCTCGGCGCGAGCGGCAGCCGTTGGCCCTGCTCCTCATGAACGTGGACCGCTTCCGCGAGATCAACCACACTCTCGGGCACCAAAACGGGGACCGCGTCCTCCTCGAGCTGGCGGAGCGGCTGGGGGACGTGTTGGGCGAGCCGGACCGGGTGGCACGCCTGCGGGGGGATGAATTTGCCCTCCTCCTCCCGGGAGCGGACGCGAACCTGGCCCGGCAGGTGGCGGCGAAGGTCTTGAAAGCCTTGGAGCAGCCGTTCGTGGTGGAGCGACTGCCGATCGAGATCGGAGCCAGCGTGGGGATCAGCGTGCAGCCCGACCACGGCGACGAGGCCGAAATCCTCCTGCAGAGGGCGGACATGGCCATGCAGGCGGCGAAGCGCTTGACCGGTGGCTGCGTGGTGTACTCGCCAGAATGCGACCCCTACGACCCGCGGCGCCTCGCTCTGCTCGGCGAGCTGCGACGCGCCATCGAAGCCGACCAGCTCGTGCTGCACTACCAGCCCAAGGTGGACCTGAAGACGCGAGCGGTGGTCGGGGCGGAGGCGCTCGTGCGCTGGCGGCATCCCAAGAGGGGCATGGTCCCCCCCGACCAGTTCATCCCCCTCGCCGAGCAGGGCGGCCTCATCAAGCCCCTCACGCGCTGGGTCCTGGACCACGCCCTCAGCCAGTGCGAGGCCTGGACCCGCGAGCGCCCCAGAATCCCGGTGGCCGTCAACCTCTCGGCCCGCAACCTGCACGATCCCCAGCTCGTGGAGCAGGTCGCGGGCCTCCTGGCCTCGCGGGGCGTGGCGCCCGAACTCCTGCAGCTGGAGCTGACGGAGAGCGCGGTCATGACCGATCCGGTGCGGGCGGGGGAGATCCTGAGCGTCCTGGAGTCGAGCGGGGTGGGAATCTCCATCGACGACTTCGGGACCGGTTACACTTCTCTCGCCTATTTGCGCCGCCTGCCCGTCTCCGAGCTCAAGATCGACAAGTCGTTCGTCATGGGCATGGCCCGCGGAGATGAAGACACCGCGATCGTCCGCTCCACCAACGACCTCGGCCACAACCTCGGCCTGAGCGTGGTGGCGGAGGGCGTCGAGGATGAGTCCACCCTCAACCTCCTGGGCTCCTTCGGCTGTGACGCGGCCCAGGGCTTCTACATGGGCCGGCCCATGCCGCCCGATGATCTCGCCCGGTGGCTCCGGGAGTCGCCCTGGGGTGGACACCCGGGCAACAACCGCACCTGA
- a CDS encoding endo-1,4-beta-xylanase, with amino-acid sequence MLLALVTALAACGGGGDGVASTPMPTSGPPAASVGPLRDAATGAGKWVGAAVQSGYLASEPDYVATLSRHFSYLTAEYEMKWDPIQREQGVFDFSGGDAIVAFAEANGMRVKGHALVWHGATPPWVGTLSPPELRDAMANHIRTVASHYRGHVAAWDVVNEAIATDGSGLRDTVFSRGLGPDYIAAAFRTAREADPGALLFYNEYDAEGKGLKSDRVYELVQGLKQGGVPIDGVGMQMHVDATSYPQPADIAANMQRLAALGLLVNISEMDVRIRTAPGSTAQRLDLQKHVFHDIVAVCAAEARCHAVTFWGFSDKHSWIDAFFGADNPLLFDEGYRAKPAFFGVEDAFLGR; translated from the coding sequence ATGCTTCTTGCGCTCGTCACCGCCCTCGCCGCCTGCGGCGGGGGCGGTGACGGCGTCGCGTCGACTCCGATGCCGACGTCCGGGCCCCCAGCCGCCAGCGTCGGTCCGCTCCGCGACGCTGCAACCGGGGCAGGAAAGTGGGTGGGTGCGGCCGTCCAGTCGGGTTACCTTGCCTCGGAGCCCGACTACGTCGCGACCCTCAGCCGGCACTTCAGCTATCTGACCGCCGAATACGAGATGAAGTGGGACCCAATCCAGCGGGAGCAGGGCGTTTTCGACTTCTCGGGAGGTGACGCCATCGTGGCCTTTGCCGAGGCGAACGGCATGAGGGTTAAGGGCCACGCCCTGGTGTGGCACGGCGCCACGCCGCCATGGGTCGGCACCCTGTCGCCCCCTGAGCTTCGGGACGCCATGGCCAACCACATCCGCACCGTCGCAAGCCACTATCGAGGCCATGTGGCCGCCTGGGACGTCGTGAACGAGGCGATCGCCACCGACGGCTCCGGGCTGCGGGATACGGTCTTCTCCCGAGGACTCGGTCCCGACTACATCGCGGCCGCCTTCCGCACGGCCCGCGAAGCGGACCCGGGCGCGCTTCTCTTCTACAACGAGTATGACGCCGAGGGGAAAGGGCTCAAGTCGGACCGCGTCTATGAACTCGTCCAGGGTCTCAAGCAGGGGGGCGTGCCCATCGACGGTGTGGGGATGCAAATGCACGTCGACGCGACTTCGTATCCCCAGCCCGCCGACATCGCCGCCAACATGCAGCGGCTCGCCGCTCTCGGACTCCTGGTCAATATCAGCGAGATGGACGTCAGGATCCGGACTGCCCCCGGAAGCACCGCCCAGCGGCTCGACCTCCAAAAGCACGTGTTCCATGACATTGTGGCCGTCTGCGCGGCTGAGGCCCGCTGCCACGCGGTCACCTTCTGGGGCTTCAGCGACAAGCACTCGTGGATCGACGCTTTCTTCGGCGCCGATAACCCCCTCCTCTTCGATGAGGGCTACCGGGCCAAACCGGCTTTCTTTGGCGTTGAGGACGCCTTCCTAGGGCGTTGA